GATCCTTCTTGCCAGCTTCTGCAGCAGATTCATCCTCTCCACTCCTTCTGGTTATTCCAATGTTGATCCATAATCCACAATCTCCAAATCCACATCGTAAGTGACAGGAATTTCGCTAAAGACTTCATCCCATCGTTCCTTTACCTTGTTGTAATATCCCGGGTATTTAATACGGACTTCCTTACCAAAACCGACTACATCGGCATGATATGTATGCTGCAGCTTGTCCAGCAGTACTTTGATTTCATTTTTTACAGTTTCATTGAATTTCTTTTCCTGCTCTACAATATATTCTGAATCAGTGGGCTCTTCGGGATAGCTCCAATCCTCAATCAATCTTCCCTTTGATCTCACATCAAGATGAATAGAGAGCTCGTCTCCTTCCAGCTTAGGAGTAATTTTGCTGCTAATTGAAGCAATCTCATATACGATCGTATCGCCCTTATCCGAATAAGTCTTGAGCACCCCGCCCGGACTCCCCTCTATCCAGGAAATCGCTTCAATATCCACTTGATTCAGCCTGCCAATATATTTATTCGTATCTCCTTCAAAAAGCGCACCGCCGACAAATTTCAATTCATTCTCTGCCATGATGACATTCTGCAATACAAAGCTTTGTCTGGACTGCATTAATCCTTCCAGCTTCCCAAGTGAAACGGCAGGCAGAATCCGGTTCGTACGCTGCCGATTACGGACAAGCCCTCTCAGATTAAAGGCCGGAACTTCACCTGGCTGACTGGCACTCAGCACATCAATCGCTTTTTGCTGGCTGATCAGAACTAGGGTACTGGGC
This sequence is a window from Paenibacillus urinalis. Protein-coding genes within it:
- a CDS encoding Ger(x)C family spore germination protein; protein product: MNNLRKALKLMAIFILTVCLSGCWSSREIEDLRVYVGVGLDVADETKFEEEVNKRGGHYPKKNVITATVQIVPGTKSQTSQGQSGQAGESYLNERLTGDSLLQIFRQFSLRRDRPLIGHHLKVIVISSELAAKYSLEQLLDFILRDNDIRPSTLVLISQQKAIDVLSASQPGEVPAFNLRGLVRNRQRTNRILPAVSLGKLEGLMQSRQSFVLQNVIMAENELKFVGGALFEGDTNKYIGRLNQVDIEAISWIEGSPGGVLKTYSDKGDTIVYEIASISSKITPKLEGDELSIHLDVRSKGRLIEDWSYPEEPTDSEYIVEQEKKFNETVKNEIKVLLDKLQHTYHADVVGFGKEVRIKYPGYYNKVKERWDEVFSEIPVTYDVDLEIVDYGSTLE